A stretch of Aphanothece sacrum FPU1 DNA encodes these proteins:
- the gatB gene encoding Asp-tRNA(Asn)/Glu-tRNA(Gln) amidotransferase subunit GatB → MTTATPVKIEYEAIIGLETHCQLNTASKIFCHCSTKFDSPPNTNVCPVCLGYPGVLPVLNEQVLASAVKLGLAINATIAPYSKFDRKQYFYPDLPKNYQISQFDLPIVENGFLEIELVDKKTKEITRKTIGITRLHMEEDAGKLVHAGSDRLAGSTHSLVDFNRTGVPLLEIVSEPDLRTGQEAAEYAQELRRIVRYLGIGDGNMQEGSLRCDVNISVRPVGQEKFGTKVEIKNMNSFNAIQRAIEYEIERQIEAITNDQPIYQETRLWDENTQQTISMRKKEGSSDYRYFPEPDLPPLEVSQEQLEAWKKELPELPAKKRTRYEQEFGLSAYDARVLTDDREVAQYYEAALATGADAKLVANWVTQDIAAYLNNNKLTIPEIALKPDNLGELVKLIETGTISGKIAKDILPELLEKGGSPKKIIDKKGLTQISDPGELEKIVDEIIAANASEVEKFRNGRTNLKGFFVGQVMKKTNGRADPKLTSQLVEKKLAH, encoded by the coding sequence ATGACTACCGCAACACCCGTCAAAATCGAATACGAAGCCATTATTGGACTAGAAACCCACTGTCAACTTAACACCGCTAGTAAGATATTCTGTCATTGTTCTACCAAGTTTGATAGTCCTCCTAATACTAACGTCTGTCCCGTTTGTTTAGGTTATCCTGGCGTTTTACCTGTTCTCAATGAACAAGTATTAGCTTCAGCCGTTAAATTAGGCTTAGCCATTAATGCTACTATTGCCCCTTACAGTAAATTCGACCGAAAACAATATTTTTATCCTGACTTACCTAAAAATTATCAAATTTCTCAATTCGATTTACCCATCGTAGAAAACGGGTTTCTCGAAATAGAATTAGTGGATAAAAAAACTAAAGAGATTACTCGAAAAACTATCGGCATTACCCGTTTACACATGGAAGAAGATGCAGGAAAATTAGTCCATGCAGGTAGCGATCGCTTAGCCGGATCAACCCATTCTTTAGTAGACTTTAATCGCACAGGAGTTCCTTTATTAGAAATTGTCTCAGAACCAGATTTACGCACCGGACAAGAAGCTGCCGAATACGCTCAAGAATTGCGCCGTATAGTGCGTTATTTAGGCATTGGTGACGGTAATATGCAAGAAGGATCATTGCGTTGTGATGTGAATATTTCTGTGCGTCCCGTAGGACAAGAAAAATTCGGCACCAAGGTAGAAATTAAAAATATGAATTCCTTTAATGCCATTCAAAGGGCGATAGAATACGAAATAGAGCGACAAATTGAAGCTATCACCAATGATCAACCAATCTATCAAGAAACTCGTTTGTGGGATGAAAATACCCAACAAACTATCAGTATGCGGAAAAAAGAAGGGTCAAGCGACTATCGATATTTCCCAGAACCTGATCTCCCTCCTCTTGAAGTTTCTCAAGAACAATTAGAAGCATGGAAAAAGGAATTACCTGAACTTCCCGCCAAAAAAAGAACCCGTTATGAACAGGAATTTGGACTATCTGCTTATGATGCTCGTGTCTTGACAGATGATCGAGAAGTTGCCCAATATTATGAAGCAGCATTAGCAACAGGTGCAGATGCGAAATTAGTGGCTAATTGGGTAACTCAAGATATTGCGGCTTACTTAAATAATAACAAATTAACTATTCCTGAAATTGCACTTAAACCTGATAATTTAGGGGAATTAGTGAAATTAATTGAAACGGGAACTATTAGCGGTAAAATTGCTAAAGATATTCTACCAGAGTTGTTAGAAAAAGGCGGTTCACCTAAAAAGATTATTGACAAAAAAGGACTAACTCAAATTTCTGATCCGGGGGAACTTGAAAAAATTGTTGATGAAATTATAGCAGCTAACGCATCAGAAGTCGAAAAATTCCGCAATGGAAGAACTAACTTAAAAGGCTTTTTTGTGGGACAAGTAATGAAGAAAACTAATGGACGGGCTGACCCTAAATTAACCAGTCAATTAGTTGAAAAAAAGCTGGCACATTGA
- a CDS encoding acyl-CoA dehydrogenase family protein: MSSLKENKNISQIENKNNFLEKIESYLKNFVEPVASEIDQSPDALRTALQGLINYSLLSVKIPKFWGGLELDTETFYLFQQLISRYSGALAFLQVQHQGAVSAIISSQNESLKQQYLPQIVQNKLLCGLGFSQLRRKGEPMITATPIDGGYEINGTVPWLTGFDFFDVFLLGANLDDGQEIRGIVPFSQYSDNTGSKITFSEPMKLGAMQSTNTVSATFKNWFLSSENVVSIAQAETIHENDKKVVLYPSFLILGCAKAGLDIMEKVAQTKQLDFIQEGFEHLNEEFNHCQEKIKEAIKIKFRYFEDDLQLRVWAINLAQRCTKAAVTVSSGAANYYDHPAQRVYREALVFTVFGQTTDIMKATLEQLMYN; the protein is encoded by the coding sequence ATGTCTTCACTTAAAGAAAATAAAAATATTAGTCAGATTGAAAATAAAAATAACTTTTTAGAAAAAATAGAATCCTATTTAAAAAATTTTGTTGAACCTGTTGCATCAGAGATAGATCAATCACCTGATGCTTTAAGAACGGCTTTACAAGGATTAATTAATTATTCATTACTATCTGTAAAAATTCCAAAATTTTGGGGAGGGTTAGAATTAGATACTGAAACTTTTTATCTTTTTCAACAATTAATTTCTCGTTATTCTGGTGCATTAGCTTTTTTACAAGTTCAACATCAAGGGGCAGTTAGTGCTATTATTTCCAGTCAAAATGAGAGCTTAAAACAGCAGTATTTACCTCAAATAGTCCAAAATAAATTACTTTGTGGTTTAGGGTTTTCTCAGTTACGACGCAAGGGAGAACCAATGATTACAGCAACCCCTATTGATGGAGGATATGAAATTAATGGAACTGTACCTTGGCTCACTGGATTTGATTTTTTTGATGTTTTTTTATTAGGAGCAAATCTTGATGATGGTCAAGAAATTAGAGGGATAGTACCCTTTTCTCAATACTCTGACAATACAGGAAGTAAAATTACTTTTAGTGAGCCAATGAAATTAGGGGCGATGCAATCAACCAATACGGTAAGTGCCACTTTTAAAAATTGGTTTTTATCCTCAGAAAATGTTGTTTCTATTGCCCAAGCAGAGACAATTCATGAAAATGATAAAAAGGTGGTTCTTTATCCCAGTTTCTTAATCTTAGGATGTGCTAAAGCAGGTCTTGATATTATGGAAAAAGTCGCCCAAACCAAACAATTAGATTTTATTCAAGAAGGGTTCGAGCATCTCAATGAAGAATTCAATCATTGTCAAGAAAAAATTAAGGAAGCTATTAAAATTAAGTTTCGTTATTTTGAGGATGATTTACAATTAAGAGTATGGGCAATAAATCTGGCTCAAAGATGTACAAAAGCCGCAGTAACCGTATCTAGTGGGGCAGCAAATTATTATGATCACCCTGCTCAAAGAGTGTATCGAGAAGCCTTAGTATTTACCGTTTTTGGTCAAACAACTGATATAATGAAAGCCACTTTAGAACAATTGATGTACAATTAA
- a CDS encoding glycoside hydrolase family 10 protein → MLRKTKLITQKINYLNFLRFPSKSLVRLLCSFLPLTVFICPAYAFLGRVGVVKSPENAQQWTSIRNRLLATGMQFCVIESANWETTQDLGDIRVLFLPNVEQITGQQADTLETWMGKGGKVIVSGPTGSLSELEVKTQLRSLFGAYWGYPNSSPSTLKLLEKAQLSPPTTSKLTATFIGGVIIPTAINTQAAAVWQTQGKPPAVLLKDNTIFLGWRWGVDSVTSAAFDTAWLQTALNRYGVNQNSQLSIPGAAEITPCNPNSNQKTEPFPILPQQYIPNTPSPATPTPPIETPNPSFPQSSRPVAPTVASSPKPLNNTAVPSAISVTQAKTMGEELENLIARFESTLLATEASNSGLDRSSLKLTQQPLDPPQTKPSDVVHQSHQTLIEAKQSLNQFYQLINQQQYEQGRQVWLKARRSLWDNYPTDRQFAQPEIRAMWLDRGTIVKNSSEADLAVIFDRMAQSGINTVFIETVNASYPIYPSRVAPEQNPLTKGWDPLKVAIKLAHERGMEIHAWVWVFGAANQGHNKVLEQPIDYLGPVLSRNPDWGITDQEGNFFDKGPQFKKAFLDPANPKVQQYLLSLFDEIVSNYDVDGIQFDYIRYPFQQPQLNQTFGYSKASRALFKDITGVDPIEISPGHPLWNQWTGFRVRQVDSFVANAATQLKRKRPDLIVSASVFPIEQRDRLFRLQQNWEEWISRGWVDMIVLMTYALDTDRLEERTQPLFDKSLSGSALVVPGLRLLKVPDSVTIDQLQLIRNMPGGGFALFAAENLTPSLQTLLSRTQTPKTSQALPYRQPFKAAVGRYQALEQEWNFLLNNQQLVIAPVRLTVWNQQKGNLGNALNQLANEPSSQHLIAARKALSQFQQQFSIAMGQYKIRQPYQFQVWENRLNTLDKLLTYGERIVLREGRNINVQTLK, encoded by the coding sequence GTGTTGAGGAAAACAAAATTGATCACCCAAAAAATAAATTACCTAAACTTTCTAAGATTTCCCTCAAAATCTTTAGTCAGACTATTATGTAGTTTTCTACCCTTAACAGTATTTATCTGTCCTGCCTATGCTTTCCTGGGTAGAGTTGGTGTGGTCAAAAGTCCAGAAAACGCGCAACAATGGACATCCATCAGAAATCGCCTTTTAGCCACAGGTATGCAATTTTGTGTAATTGAGTCAGCTAACTGGGAAACAACGCAAGATTTAGGGGATATTCGAGTATTATTTTTGCCCAATGTCGAACAAATCACCGGACAACAAGCAGATACCCTCGAAACCTGGATGGGAAAAGGAGGAAAAGTCATTGTTAGTGGCCCCACCGGAAGTTTATCAGAATTAGAAGTTAAAACCCAACTGCGATCGCTATTTGGTGCTTATTGGGGCTATCCCAACTCCTCCCCCTCAACCCTGAAACTCTTAGAAAAAGCTCAACTGAGTCCCCCCACAACCTCAAAATTAACTGCCACCTTCATTGGGGGTGTAATCATTCCCACTGCCATTAATACCCAAGCTGCTGCGGTTTGGCAAACCCAAGGCAAACCTCCTGCCGTTCTTCTCAAAGACAATACTATCTTTTTAGGCTGGCGTTGGGGAGTAGATAGCGTCACTTCAGCAGCCTTTGATACGGCTTGGTTACAAACAGCTTTAAATCGCTATGGGGTTAATCAAAATAGTCAACTTTCCATTCCTGGAGCAGCAGAAATTACCCCTTGTAACCCTAATTCTAACCAAAAAACCGAACCTTTTCCCATTCTACCTCAACAATATATCCCTAACACTCCATCGCCAGCAACTCCTACTCCACCGATAGAAACTCCTAACCCATCATTTCCTCAATCTTCTCGTCCTGTTGCTCCTACTGTTGCCTCCAGTCCTAAACCATTGAATAATACCGCAGTTCCTTCTGCTATATCAGTGACGCAAGCTAAGACCATGGGAGAAGAACTGGAAAATCTTATTGCTCGTTTTGAAAGCACTCTTTTAGCCACAGAAGCCAGCAATAGCGGTTTAGATAGATCTTCCCTTAAACTGACCCAACAGCCCTTAGATCCCCCTCAAACTAAGCCCTCAGACGTTGTTCATCAGTCCCATCAAACCCTCATTGAAGCCAAACAAAGTTTAAACCAATTTTATCAACTGATTAACCAACAACAATATGAGCAAGGGCGACAAGTATGGTTAAAAGCGCGTCGTAGTCTTTGGGATAATTATCCTACCGATCGCCAATTTGCTCAACCGGAAATCAGGGCCATGTGGTTAGATAGGGGAACTATCGTCAAAAATAGTTCAGAAGCCGATTTAGCAGTGATTTTTGACAGAATGGCCCAATCAGGCATTAATACAGTCTTTATTGAAACAGTTAACGCCAGCTATCCCATTTATCCGAGTCGTGTGGCCCCGGAACAAAACCCCTTAACCAAAGGTTGGGACCCTCTGAAAGTGGCAATTAAATTAGCCCATGAACGGGGAATGGAAATACACGCTTGGGTGTGGGTTTTTGGGGCAGCCAATCAAGGGCATAATAAAGTATTAGAACAACCTATAGATTATTTAGGTCCCGTACTATCTCGTAATCCTGATTGGGGTATTACGGATCAAGAAGGGAATTTTTTTGATAAAGGACCACAATTCAAAAAGGCATTTCTTGATCCAGCTAATCCCAAAGTTCAGCAATATTTACTCTCTCTTTTTGATGAAATTGTTAGTAATTATGATGTAGACGGGATTCAATTTGACTATATTCGTTATCCTTTCCAACAACCCCAACTTAATCAAACCTTTGGTTATAGTAAAGCTTCGCGCGCCTTATTTAAAGATATCACTGGGGTTGATCCGATTGAAATTTCTCCTGGACATCCTTTATGGAACCAGTGGACAGGGTTTCGCGTGCGTCAAGTAGATAGTTTTGTCGCTAATGCTGCCACACAACTCAAACGAAAACGACCTGATTTAATTGTGTCAGCTTCCGTATTTCCTATTGAACAACGCGATCGCCTTTTTCGACTGCAACAAAATTGGGAAGAATGGATCAGTCGTGGTTGGGTAGATATGATTGTTTTGATGACCTATGCTTTAGATACAGATCGTTTAGAAGAACGGACTCAACCCTTATTTGATAAATCTTTATCGGGTTCAGCTTTAGTGGTTCCGGGTTTACGTTTATTAAAAGTTCCTGACTCCGTAACCATCGATCAATTACAGTTAATTCGTAATATGCCAGGAGGAGGTTTTGCCCTCTTTGCCGCCGAAAATTTAACCCCTTCTCTACAAACGTTGTTAAGTCGTACTCAAACCCCTAAAACCTCTCAAGCTTTACCCTATCGTCAACCTTTTAAAGCAGCAGTGGGAAGGTATCAAGCATTAGAACAGGAGTGGAATTTTTTACTTAATAATCAACAATTAGTAATTGCACCTGTTCGTTTAACTGTTTGGAATCAACAAAAAGGTAATTTAGGCAATGCCTTAAATCAATTAGCTAATGAACCATCGTCACAACATTTAATCGCTGCGAGAAAGGCTTTGAGTCAATTTCAGCAACAATTTTCTATAGCTATGGGACAATATAAAATTCGTCAACCTTATCAGTTTCAGGTGTGGGAAAATAGACTCAATACCCTGGATAAATTACTGACTTATGGGGAAAGAATTGTTCTTAGGGAAGGACGAAATATTAATGTTCAAACATTGAAATGA
- a CDS encoding Uma2 family endonuclease → MYQTDDLNYHKKVLPTMYDLKSEDPEEPGLPDEFHNFQPHLLRKTFHPVNYSPDEMFIAIDMNLYYDVRHTGWYKRPDWFAVVGVDRLYEQQDMRLSYLVWQEGVNPFVVVELLSPGTEKEDLGQTLRKAEQPPTKWEVYEQILRVPYYIVFDRYTDKLRAFQLTGSRYTELELIEPRIWMEDIGLGLGLWQGCYEGIERLWLRWYDGQGNWISTPEEIAQQERQRAENERQRAENERQRAENERQRADRLAQKLLDLGIDLED, encoded by the coding sequence ATGTATCAAACTGATGACCTAAATTATCACAAAAAAGTCCTTCCAACCATGTATGATCTCAAGAGTGAAGACCCGGAGGAACCAGGTTTGCCTGACGAATTTCATAACTTTCAACCCCACCTACTAAGAAAGACATTTCATCCTGTTAATTATTCTCCCGATGAAATGTTTATTGCTATCGATATGAACCTTTATTATGATGTGCGTCATACAGGTTGGTATAAGCGTCCCGACTGGTTTGCTGTGGTAGGAGTTGATCGTCTTTATGAACAACAGGATATGAGGTTAAGTTATCTGGTCTGGCAAGAAGGAGTTAATCCCTTTGTGGTGGTAGAATTACTATCACCAGGAACGGAAAAAGAAGACTTAGGACAAACCTTACGAAAAGCCGAACAACCTCCCACAAAATGGGAAGTTTATGAGCAGATTTTACGGGTTCCCTATTATATTGTTTTTGACCGTTATACTGATAAATTAAGAGCTTTTCAGTTAACCGGAAGTCGCTACACAGAATTAGAATTAATTGAACCTCGAATCTGGATGGAAGATATTGGTTTAGGGTTAGGACTTTGGCAAGGTTGTTATGAGGGGATTGAAAGACTATGGTTACGTTGGTATGATGGTCAAGGAAACTGGATTTCTACCCCTGAAGAAATAGCTCAACAGGAAAGGCAGCGTGCTGAAAACGAAAGACAGCGTGCTGAAAACGAAAGGCAGCGTGCTGAAAACGAAAGGCAGCGTGCTGACAGATTAGCTCAAAAATTACTTGATCTCGGTATTGATTTAGAAGACTAA
- a CDS encoding Uma2 family endonuclease, which produces MYQTDDLNYHKKVLPTMYELKSEDPEEPGLPDEFHNFQPHLLRKTFHPTNYSPDEMFIAIDMNLYYDVRHTGWYKRPDWFAVIGVDRLYEQQDMRLSYLVWQEGVNPFVVVELLSPGTEKEDLGQTLRKAEQPPTKWEVYEQILRVPYYIVFDRYTDNLRGFQLTGSRYTELELIEPRIWMEDIGLGLGLWQGCYEGIERLWLRWYDGQGNWISTPEEIAEKERQRADRLAQKLLDLGIDLED; this is translated from the coding sequence ATGTATCAAACCGATGACCTAAATTATCACAAAAAAGTCCTTCCAACCATGTATGAGCTAAAGAGTGAAGACCCGGAGGAACCAGGTTTGCCTGACGAATTTCATAACTTTCAACCCCACCTACTAAGAAAGACATTTCATCCTACTAATTATTCTCCCGATGAAATGTTTATTGCTATCGATATGAACCTTTATTATGATGTACGTCATACAGGTTGGTATAAGCGTCCCGACTGGTTTGCTGTGATAGGAGTTGATCGTCTTTATGAACAACAGGATATGAGGTTAAGTTATCTGGTCTGGCAAGAAGGAGTTAATCCCTTTGTGGTGGTAGAATTACTATCACCAGGAACGGAAAAAGAAGACTTAGGACAAACCTTACGAAAAGCCGAACAACCCCCGACAAAATGGGAAGTTTATGAGCAGATTTTACGAGTTCCCTATTATATTGTTTTTGACCGTTATACTGATAATTTAAGAGGTTTTCAGTTAACCGGAAGTCGCTACACAGAATTAGAATTAATTGAACCTCGAATCTGGATGGAAGATATTGGTTTAGGGTTAGGACTTTGGCAAGGTTGTTATGAGGGGATTGAAAGACTATGGTTACGTTGGTATGATGGTCAAGGAAACTGGATTTCTACCCCTGAAGAAATAGCTGAAAAAGAAAGACAGCGTGCTGACAGATTAGCTCAAAAATTACTTGATCTCGGTATTGATTTAGAAGACTAA
- a CDS encoding SDR family NAD(P)-dependent oxidoreductase: protein MKNLQGKVALVTGATRGIGKGIAIGLGEAGATVYITGRSLNTSDNSISGTLLATQQAVIEAGGLCIPVQVDHSDDEQIRLLFERIKTEQNGQLDILVNNVFSGVKAIADAYGQPFWQQEPILWDTINNVGLRSHYIASIFAARLMSSRQQGLICTISSWGGLSYIFGAAYGVGKAACDRLAADMAIELKPDNITSVSLWPGIVGTEQMFKFAENMKIQDQQKPQNSAIQEHYNWETPLFTGRVIAALAQQQDTMNLTGKVQIVAELAQRYQIVDEEGKRPVSLRSMRFIVPSAIPAFKKYAWLIPDFKIPWFILQWTMLQSPKI from the coding sequence GTGAAAAATCTTCAGGGAAAAGTGGCTTTAGTTACGGGAGCAACTAGAGGGATCGGTAAGGGTATTGCTATTGGTTTAGGGGAAGCAGGGGCAACGGTTTATATTACGGGTCGCTCTCTTAATACCTCTGATAATAGTATTTCTGGGACTCTTTTAGCAACCCAACAAGCTGTAATTGAAGCGGGTGGTCTGTGTATTCCCGTTCAAGTAGACCATAGTGATGATGAGCAGATACGGTTACTATTTGAACGTATTAAAACTGAACAAAATGGACAACTTGATATCTTGGTGAATAATGTTTTTTCAGGAGTAAAAGCTATCGCTGATGCCTATGGCCAACCGTTTTGGCAACAGGAACCAATTCTTTGGGATACTATCAATAATGTTGGTCTTCGTAGTCACTATATTGCTAGTATTTTTGCTGCTCGTCTGATGAGTTCACGTCAACAAGGACTAATATGTACTATTTCTTCTTGGGGGGGACTGTCCTATATTTTTGGGGCTGCTTATGGAGTAGGAAAAGCTGCCTGTGATCGTTTGGCCGCAGATATGGCCATCGAATTAAAACCTGATAATATTACCTCGGTTTCTCTGTGGCCAGGAATTGTGGGAACTGAACAGATGTTTAAATTTGCTGAGAATATGAAGATTCAAGATCAGCAAAAGCCTCAAAATTCCGCAATTCAAGAACATTACAATTGGGAAACGCCTTTGTTTACTGGGCGAGTTATTGCTGCTTTAGCACAGCAACAAGATACCATGAATCTAACAGGTAAAGTGCAGATTGTCGCCGAATTAGCTCAACGCTATCAAATCGTTGATGAAGAGGGTAAGCGTCCGGTTTCCTTACGTTCTATGCGTTTTATTGTGCCTTCTGCTATCCCTGCTTTTAAAAAGTATGCTTGGCTTATTCCCGACTTCAAAATACCTTGGTTTATTTTGCAATGGACAATGCTCCAATCTCCTAAAATTTAA
- a CDS encoding SAM-dependent methyltransferase, whose protein sequence is MSEIKKLVSLTSLFMAAGRAIENEREDRLFEDPFARQLAGEETFELLKRDKDIVTNTKKNSHYIPVRTRFFDDFIINSVSQCHQIVILGAGMDTRAFRLNLPENSHIYEIDQAEVLEHKNAILKDISPKSHRHTIKADLRFPWIHLLLESGYCQDQPSIWLLEGLLYYLTEMEVYQLLKNISDVSAINSYLGADLVNKKSLEGDSKVMKTWRSGFDEPEVLFNDYGWTVSVVEPGDEKAHFGRYIDKNPPRNILNIPRVFLATGRKYKP, encoded by the coding sequence ATGTCTGAAATCAAAAAACTTGTCTCCCTTACTTCCCTATTCATGGCTGCTGGACGTGCTATAGAAAATGAGCGGGAAGACCGTCTGTTTGAAGACCCTTTTGCCAGACAATTAGCAGGAGAAGAAACATTTGAACTTTTAAAACGAGATAAAGACATTGTCACAAACACTAAAAAAAATAGTCATTATATTCCTGTTCGTACCCGTTTTTTTGATGATTTTATAATTAATTCAGTATCTCAATGTCATCAAATAGTTATTTTAGGTGCAGGAATGGATACTAGAGCATTTCGTTTAAATTTACCAGAAAATAGTCATATTTATGAAATTGATCAAGCAGAAGTTTTAGAACATAAAAATGCTATTCTCAAAGATATTTCTCCTAAAAGTCATCGCCATACAATTAAAGCTGATTTACGATTTCCTTGGATTCATTTATTATTAGAATCGGGATATTGCCAAGACCAACCTTCTATTTGGTTATTAGAAGGTCTGTTATATTACTTAACTGAAATGGAAGTTTATCAACTCCTGAAAAATATTTCAGATGTAAGTGCTATAAATAGTTATTTAGGTGCTGACTTAGTTAACAAGAAATCATTAGAAGGGGATAGTAAAGTTATGAAAACTTGGCGTTCTGGTTTTGATGAACCGGAAGTCTTATTTAATGATTATGGTTGGACGGTATCCGTAGTGGAACCAGGGGATGAAAAAGCTCATTTTGGACGCTATATTGATAAAAATCCCCCTCGTAATATTCTTAATATTCCAAGAGTATTTTTGGCTACTGGGAGGAAATATAAACCTTAA